AAAGAAGCCCCTTTGACCATTTGTGTCACTTGCGATCCTACACGAGGGGGCTCACATGTCTTAGGAAGAAATTCAATCCCTGAGACGGATGCATTATCAACCGCCTGCGCCATTCAAAACATGTGGCTCGCAGCTTGTGCCGAAGGATTGGGGATGGGCTGGGTCAGTTTTTATAAAAAAAATGACGTTCGCGATATTCTAATCATCCCGCCGCACATTGATCCGATTGCACTTATCTCCATTGGTTACACAGAGGAATACCCTGAAAAACCGATTCTAGAGACAGTGAATTGGGAAAAAAGACGAACTTTGGATCGTCTCATCTTTCAAAATCAATGGGGAAAAAAATAAGGACTGTTTTGATGTTGAGACATTCGAAGGGAAAACGGTTGTCTGCGCCAAAATGTATGGTATAATGGTTTGAAAATAGAAACATTAGCTGAGAAGAGGAGAGTTGAGCATGAAAACAAAGAATTTAGTATTGATCGCTTTGCTATTAGGAATGGGGACAGTTTTATCACTTATTTTGGCAGTCACTTTTGCTGGTATGAGACCTGACGTTTTACTCGTTATGATGTTTATCGCCATTTTACTTTTTCCTGAGAAAAAACATGTGTTATTAACAGGACTTTTAACAGGGATCTTATCAGGGTTGATTTCCACATTTCCCGGCGGCTTTATCCCGAACATCATTGATAAGCTCATTACAGCTTTCGTATGTCTAGGACTAGTGCTTATGCTGCAAAAACTTACACCAATCGTTAGAGCTGGAATCATCTCAGTCATCGGAACATTTGTAAGTGGGATTGTATTTCTAAGTTCGGCTTTGATTATCGTAAGCCTACCAGCGCCATTTCTTGCATTATTTAATCTTGTTGTGCTGCCAGCACTTGCCTTAAACACTATTCTAATTGTCATTGTCTACCCAATTGTCCAATCCGTCCTTAAGCGTTCAAACTTTGAGCCAATTCAGAGAGCGGTTTAATATGAATGAAGCACCCGTGATGCGGGTGCCTTTTTATTCTTTGATTGTCCGTGAATATAAGGCTTGCCAATCGGCAAGTTTTCTTTATTATTCTATGAATCGCTTTCTAATTTCAGGTGTAGGAAGCATACAGCTTTCCTGTTTGCCGAACCACCTGTAACGGTTTTTTGCGATAAAGTCGTAGATGAAGTCTCTGACAGGCCGTGGAACGATAAAAAACAAAACAAAAAAATTCCATGGGGCTTTTAGTTTACGGCATACCCTTAACGCGGCAGATGATTTTATATAGCTTTTATTGTTTTCTATCAACACAAAACTATCCGTGTCTTCATTTAACCCATGCTTTTTTAAAAGTTCTTTCCCAATATCACTTTGGAGTGATGCAAATTTAAAAACAGCATTTGGATCCCTTTTAATAATAAACTGAATACTATGGTTGCAAAGATTGCATACTCCATCAAATAAAATAATTCGCTCCATCATCATACACCCCTGAACTTAAAATGCCTTACAAGGTTCAATGTTAACCAAGTAAGGCATTTTAGGAACTATGATATACCAAAGAACTTTTCCGCTTTTCTAAGAAATTCTTCTTCTTCTGGAGTTGCATCATATTCCTCAATAATAGCATCGACTGGACAAACCGCTACACAAGCACCGCAGTCAATACAAATATCTGGGTTTATAAAATATTGGTCTTCCCCTTCTTCTATGCAATCAACGGGACATACGTCCACACATTCCGCAGCTTTCTCCCCAATACATGGGCTCAAAATTACAAATGCCATCTCTATTCACCCCCACCTTTCCTGCAAATATGTCATTTCAATTTTACCACCTCTTTTTATTATAAACAAACGAAAAGATTTTTGAAATAATCAATGTTTGTCACTACCATTGCTTTTTTCGAATGAGGAATTGAGGTATTGAAACTATTTCAAATTGTATTTTGACATTTTTCTATACAAACTTGCCAAGTGGATGTTTAATTTTTCTGCGGCAAGTGTTTTGTCACCATTTGTTTCTTCTAAAGCGCGCTCAATAGCTGAAATTTCTGCGTTTGTTACTTCCTCTTCTAAAGATAGCAATTCTTTCATTTGTGGTTTCTGGTAAATCGGGAAATTTGCGTAAGGCAAAAAGAAGTCGTCTAATGTTAATGTGCCACCTTCAACAATATTCATGCCACGTTCGATAAAAGACTTCAGTTCACGAACGTTTCCCGGCCAATCATAATTTAACATCCAATCTTTAAGCAACGGATCAATTTCTTTGACGTTTAATCCGAACTCATCATTAAAATCATCAATAAACTGATCAGCTAAGAGGAGGATGTCTTCTTTTCGGTCTCTTAATGGGGGGATTTTCAATTCAAAGACAAGCAGTCTGTAAAAAAGGTCTTGGCGAAATTTTCCTTCTTGCACAAGTGTCATTAAATCACGGTTTGTAGCTGCAATAATTCGAATATCAACCCTTTTTCGCCCTGTACCGCCCAAACGCTCAATCTCCCTTTCCTGCAAAACACGCAAAAATTTTCCTTGTGTGATGAAAGGCAATTCAGAAATTTCGTCTAGGAAGAGCGTCCCATTTTGCGCAAGTTCGATTTTTCCGGGTTTTCCATCTTTTCCTGCTCCACTAAATGCGCCAGCTTCATAACCAAACAGTTCAGATTCAAATAAACTTTCTGGTATAGAGGCGCAATTTATTGGAATAAAAGGACCTTCTCGTCTTGGGCTTAGATCATGGATGGCTTGGGCGAACAATTCCTTGCCGGTTCCGCTTTCTCCTGTTAAAAGGACAGTAGAGCTGCCTCTTGAAACTCTCGCAGCCAGCTCTTTAATCTGTTCGATTGCTGAACTCGTTCCATTGATTTGTTCAAAGGTGTAGGAATGTGATAAAGGACGTTGTTTTCTTTTTACTTTTCTCCTTTTTTGTTGTTCGTTATTATTCAAAAGGGACAGCAACTCTTGTCTATATGACTCTTCATATTTTAAAATGACTTGGCAAATAAAACCTTTTTGCGAACAGAGAAATACTTTAAGCAAACATGGGATATTATTCAAAACTCCAAAAACAATGGCTTCCGAGTTCGCAGCAATTCCTATTTTTTGTAGTGAAGTTTCTTTTAACATTTGATTGAAATGAGTAAGTTGCGAAGATTCCAAGTTGAAATGTTCACATAACTGCTGGCTAACATGGATAAGCCTGCCATTCGTATCTATTTCAAAGAATCCCCAATCCCAAAACGTTTTTTTGGATTCATCCAACATGTAATCACCTATTGTTTTCGTTTGGTAAAAGAAAGACAACGACTTGGCCTTTTACGACTTCTTTACCATTTTGGTTATAACAGCTAACTTTTTGAGTAATCCAGTTTCGTTCATGATTTATATCTATGACCTGAAGTTCTGCACTAATTGTATCGCCTATATAAATTGGATGACAGAAAATGATTTCTTTTTGTAAAAGGACACACGCTGTTCCGGGCAGCTTTGTACTGATCACTTCTGTGATCAAGCCTTCAGATAAAAGCCCTGGCACGATTGGTCCGTCAAAATGGGGTTTCCAAACATTTTCCTCCCGTTTGTAAACGGAGTTGAATTCTCTTGTTAATGTATTGCAAAGGTGAACATCTTCTTCCGTAAATGTTCGTTGAATTCTTGCCACTTGCCCAACAAACAAATCCGTTAATGTATAATTACTCATCATTTTTACTCCTATTATTTGGTTTTTATCTTTATTGAATTATACCGTAAACATACATTTTAAATCCATTGAAAGCCGGGAGATTCCCGGCCTTCAGGTTGCTATATATTAATTAATTGGTTACCTTTCGGGAACAAGATCCTTCGCTTGCTCTCTTAATGCAAATCTTTGAAATTTCCCGGTACTTGTCATAGGAAATTCTTTCACAATTTTCAACGCTTCAGGCCAGTGGGTTTTGTTCACACCTTTTTCCTCCAAGTAGGCGGTCACATCTTTTAATGTGAGGCGGTCATTTTCATTTTTTAGAACGAGGATCGCCGCTGCACGCTGCCCTAATCGCTCATCTGGAATTGCGACAATGGCCGCTTGCGAAACGGCCGGATGGGTATAGAGCACCTCTTCAATTTCACGCGGATCGATTTTGTAGCCGCCTCGGTTGATTAAGTCATCTCTTCGTGAAATAAAGGTGCCGTAACCATTTTCATCCATGCGAATAATATCTGCAGAATGAAACCAGCCGTCTTTAAACATTTTTTCCGTATTGTTTGGTTGGTTATAATAACCGGGGATAAAACTTGGTCCTTTCACGCATATTTCTCCTTCGCAAGGTGGCGTTAAATCTTCTCCACTCGGAGAAATTAAACGTTCTTCCAGTCCCTCAATTAATTTGCCGAGTGATGAACTTGTTACTTCAATGCTGTCATTAGGCCGCGTGCAATGGGTAGCGCCCGCTTCCGTATAGCCGTAAAAAGCGATAATACCCGCTCCGGTACGCTTATTTAATGTATTTAAAATATCATAAGGGCAAGTTGCGCCAGCATAGGCTATTGTTTCAATCGAATGAACATCGCGGTTCTCTAGCCCATCGAACCTTGCCAAATCAATTAACATGGGAGGCGCTCCCAAAAGGGTTGTCGGTTTTTCTCTTTCAATCAATTCAACAGCTTTTTCCACATCCCAAGCTTGCAGCAAGATTACCGGTGCCCCGCGGTACAATGCGCCAAGACAACCTATCCCCAAACCGGTAAGATGGGCAATCGGAGTGACAATGAACCACCGCGCATCCCGCGGCAATTGCAAAATTTCATTGAAACGGTTGACCCAATACAAATTATTTGCGTGTAAATGCAATTCGGCTTTTGGTCTGCCCGTTGTTCCGGACGTAAACATAATGAAAAATGGATCAGTTCCCACAGGTCGCGTTTTTTCTAATTCCGCTCTAGAACCATTCTCCCCAATTTTTAAAAGATTTCCATAACTCACTGTATCAGAATCATTTTGTCCCGAGACGACAATAAGATGCTCTAAACAAGTATGTTTGTCTTTTAGTTGCCTTGCCATATCCAAATAATTTCGATTTCTGAAAGAATCAGGAATCATGAGTGCGGACGCTTCAGTTAGTTCCAATACATAATCCAAGTCATGTGCTGTATAAGGTATGTGGCATAGTACAGGCAAAATTCCTGCTTTCGCCGCCCCCATGAGCGCGATAAGAAATTGACTGCTGTTCGGAAGCTGCAACGCAATGCGATCTCCTGGCTTAAGCCCTAACTCCAGCAAGCCAAGAGCAAAATTAGACGATTGCCTGTCATATTCCTGATATGTGGTGACATCTCCATTTTCATCAATAATTGCAGGGTTGTCGGGTTGTTCTTTCGCATGGCGTTCCAGGTGATGTACAAAACTTTCCTCTTTCCAATCACCAGAGGATAGGTAATTTTCGATTGTTTCTTTTGACATCCATACATAATCTTTTGACAGCAGATTATCAATGCTGGTTTTTAAAGTTTCTGATTGAATCAATTTTTTCACCAACCCTTACAAAATTTTTGATCGATTAAACCATTGTTAACCCACCGGAAACACTTAACGTCTGCCCTGTTACAAATGAAGCTTCATCAGAACTGAAGTAACATACTGCGTTGGCAATATCTTCCGGCTCCGCTAAACGGCGAAATGGAATGGCTCTTTCAAGTGCACTTGAAATTTTCGGATTATCTTTAACAACATCTTGGAATAATGGTGTGTTTGCAGGTCCGGGGCAGACAACATTGACGTTAATTTTGTACCTCGCCATTTCTCTTGCGATCGTCTTCGAAAAGGCAATGATTCCGCCTTTTGCTGCTGAATACACCGCTTCTCCGCTCGATCCGACACGTCCGGCATCTGAAGCGATATTCACGACTTTACCGAAACCTTGCTCGATCATCACTGGCAAGATGGTTTTGCACGTGTTTAAAACCCCCCTTAAATTAATTGCGATGACTTTGTCCCATGTTTCTTCGGTATTGTCTAAAAAAGGCTCAACTTTATCCCAGCCAGCGTTATTAACTAGCACATCAATTTTTCCGTAATGTTTTATGACTCGATCAACCATCGTTCCAACGTCTGAACGCTTCGTAACATCAACCTGAACGGCCAATGCTTCTCCACCTTCGGATTTTATCGTTTCAACAGTGTGTTGTGCCGTCTCCAAATCGATATCAGTTACAACTGCCTTTGCACCTTCATTTGCAAGTTTTCTAGCGATTGCTTTTCCAATTCCCCTTCCTGCACCGGTAACAATTGCAACTTTGTCTTGTAACCTCATGATTGCATGCTCCTTTTCTATGAAGATGATTATCCTTTATAGTATTTTCGAAAATCAGCAGGCCTTTTTTCTATAAACGCTTGATTGCCTTCCAACGCTTCTTCTGATCGATAATACATGGCAAGTGAGCCCATCGCGAGTTGTGTAATTCCTGCTATATTTGCGCTGTCGGCATTAAATGAATATTTTAACATTTTAAGTGCAGTAGGGCTTTTTTCGAGAATTTTATTGCACCATTCTTCCGTTTCTTCCATCAGCTTCTCATGGGGGACAACTTTGTTTACGAGTCCCATCTCCTGCGCCTCTTCTGCTCCATACTGTTCACATAAAAACCAAATTTCCCTCGCTTTCTTTTCACCAATCACCCTTGCCAAGTATGCGCTTCCATAGCCAGCATCATAGCTTCCTACCTTAGGTCCGACTTGGCCGAATCTAGCTTTATCTGATGCCATTGTTAAATCACAGATGACATGAAGGACATGGCCCCCTCCAATTGCATATCCGTTAACTGCCGCGATGACTGGTTTCGGGATATTCCGTATGGTATTGTGCAATTCTTCGATTTCCATTCCAATGCCATTTCCTAATCCACCAGCGCCACTGTATCCATCACCGCCGCGATCCTTTTGGTCTCCGCCGACACAAAAAGCTTTATCGCCAGTCCCTGTCAGCACGACAACACCAATCTTGTTATCATCCCAAGCATCACGAAACGCATGGATCATTTCTGTCACCGTTTTCGGACGAAATGCGTTATATACTTCCGGTCTATTTATCGTAACTTTTGCAATTCCATTGTTTTTTTCATAGATAATATCTGAATAGGTCATAAGTAAATCCTCCCTCAATAAGGTTTAAACTCTTTGCCGATCAATTCCCTAGCAATGACAATTTTTTGAGTTTGAGCGGTTCCATCACCAATTTCCAATCCGATGACATCACGCAACCGTTGTTCAATCGGCATTTCTTTCGTGTACGCATAATGGCCATTCAATAACAAGCATTCATGAATGGCCTCCCTTGCTAAGTAAGGCCCCATCCATTTACACATTGATGCTTCTTTTGTATGCGGAAGTCCTTTATCCCTTAGCCAAAGCGTTCGGTAACACAACCATTTCGCCATTTCCAGCCATGTATGATGTTCTGCTATCGGAAATTGAACCCCTTCGAATTTCGCCAATGGACGGCCAAATGCGTGTCTACCTTTTACATGTTCGATTGTTTCCTCCAACGTTTGCTCCGCTGCCCCGAGACACTGTAATGCAATCAAAACTCGGCTTAGGTCAAAGCCATTCATGACTTGATAAAAACCTTTATTTTCTTCTCCGATTAAATAATCACCGGGAATGCAAACGTCATTCAGAAAAATTGAACCTCTGCCAATTGGCACGTTTCCCATATCGTGGTAGCTTTGTATTTCCAATCCTTCTGAATCCCGGGGCACCATAAATGCACTAACTCCCCGAGCACCTTCATCAGGGCTGGTTTTCGCAAAAACAACAAACCCATGGGCGACTTTCGCAAATGAAATACCTGATTTTTCTCCAGATAAAATATACGAATTCCCGTCTTTTGCCGCTTTCGTTTGCAAATTCGCTGCATCTGATCCGGCACCAGGTTCCGTTATTGCAATTCCTAACAAACAATTTCCTGAAGCCATCGGTTTTAACCACTCTTCTTTTATTCTT
This genomic interval from Pueribacillus theae contains the following:
- the bluB gene encoding 5,6-dimethylbenzimidazole synthase is translated as MFTKEEKEAVYKVIHKRRDIRSFLPDPIPESAIQNILLAAHHAPSVGFMQPWNFILITSGDVKKKLAWAADKERRALAIHYEGEKETKFLSLKVEGLKEAPLTICVTCDPTRGGSHVLGRNSIPETDALSTACAIQNMWLAACAEGLGMGWVSFYKKNDVRDILIIPPHIDPIALISIGYTEEYPEKPILETVNWEKRRTLDRLIFQNQWGKK
- a CDS encoding tryptophan transporter, translating into MKTKNLVLIALLLGMGTVLSLILAVTFAGMRPDVLLVMMFIAILLFPEKKHVLLTGLLTGILSGLISTFPGGFIPNIIDKLITAFVCLGLVLMLQKLTPIVRAGIISVIGTFVSGIVFLSSALIIVSLPAPFLALFNLVVLPALALNTILIVIVYPIVQSVLKRSNFEPIQRAV
- a CDS encoding thiol-disulfide oxidoreductase DCC family protein, producing MERIILFDGVCNLCNHSIQFIIKRDPNAVFKFASLQSDIGKELLKKHGLNEDTDSFVLIENNKSYIKSSAALRVCRKLKAPWNFFVLFFIVPRPVRDFIYDFIAKNRYRWFGKQESCMLPTPEIRKRFIE
- a CDS encoding indolepyruvate ferredoxin oxidoreductase subunit alpha translates to MAFVILSPCIGEKAAECVDVCPVDCIEEGEDQYFINPDICIDCGACVAVCPVDAIIEEYDATPEEEEFLRKAEKFFGIS
- a CDS encoding sigma-54 interaction domain-containing protein, which gives rise to MDESKKTFWDWGFFEIDTNGRLIHVSQQLCEHFNLESSQLTHFNQMLKETSLQKIGIAANSEAIVFGVLNNIPCLLKVFLCSQKGFICQVILKYEESYRQELLSLLNNNEQQKRRKVKRKQRPLSHSYTFEQINGTSSAIEQIKELAARVSRGSSTVLLTGESGTGKELFAQAIHDLSPRREGPFIPINCASIPESLFESELFGYEAGAFSGAGKDGKPGKIELAQNGTLFLDEISELPFITQGKFLRVLQEREIERLGGTGRKRVDIRIIAATNRDLMTLVQEGKFRQDLFYRLLVFELKIPPLRDRKEDILLLADQFIDDFNDEFGLNVKEIDPLLKDWMLNYDWPGNVRELKSFIERGMNIVEGGTLTLDDFFLPYANFPIYQKPQMKELLSLEEEVTNAEISAIERALEETNGDKTLAAEKLNIHLASLYRKMSKYNLK
- a CDS encoding MaoC/PaaZ C-terminal domain-containing protein yields the protein MSNYTLTDLFVGQVARIQRTFTEEDVHLCNTLTREFNSVYKREENVWKPHFDGPIVPGLLSEGLITEVISTKLPGTACVLLQKEIIFCHPIYIGDTISAELQVIDINHERNWITQKVSCYNQNGKEVVKGQVVVFLLPNENNR
- a CDS encoding class I adenylate-forming enzyme family protein, producing the protein MIQSETLKTSIDNLLSKDYVWMSKETIENYLSSGDWKEESFVHHLERHAKEQPDNPAIIDENGDVTTYQEYDRQSSNFALGLLELGLKPGDRIALQLPNSSQFLIALMGAAKAGILPVLCHIPYTAHDLDYVLELTEASALMIPDSFRNRNYLDMARQLKDKHTCLEHLIVVSGQNDSDTVSYGNLLKIGENGSRAELEKTRPVGTDPFFIMFTSGTTGRPKAELHLHANNLYWVNRFNEILQLPRDARWFIVTPIAHLTGLGIGCLGALYRGAPVILLQAWDVEKAVELIEREKPTTLLGAPPMLIDLARFDGLENRDVHSIETIAYAGATCPYDILNTLNKRTGAGIIAFYGYTEAGATHCTRPNDSIEVTSSSLGKLIEGLEERLISPSGEDLTPPCEGEICVKGPSFIPGYYNQPNNTEKMFKDGWFHSADIIRMDENGYGTFISRRDDLINRGGYKIDPREIEEVLYTHPAVSQAAIVAIPDERLGQRAAAILVLKNENDRLTLKDVTAYLEEKGVNKTHWPEALKIVKEFPMTSTGKFQRFALREQAKDLVPER
- a CDS encoding SDR family NAD(P)-dependent oxidoreductase; translation: MRLQDKVAIVTGAGRGIGKAIARKLANEGAKAVVTDIDLETAQHTVETIKSEGGEALAVQVDVTKRSDVGTMVDRVIKHYGKIDVLVNNAGWDKVEPFLDNTEETWDKVIAINLRGVLNTCKTILPVMIEQGFGKVVNIASDAGRVGSSGEAVYSAAKGGIIAFSKTIAREMARYKINVNVVCPGPANTPLFQDVVKDNPKISSALERAIPFRRLAEPEDIANAVCYFSSDEASFVTGQTLSVSGGLTMV
- the menB gene encoding 1,4-dihydroxy-2-naphthoyl-CoA synthase gives rise to the protein MTYSDIIYEKNNGIAKVTINRPEVYNAFRPKTVTEMIHAFRDAWDDNKIGVVVLTGTGDKAFCVGGDQKDRGGDGYSGAGGLGNGIGMEIEELHNTIRNIPKPVIAAVNGYAIGGGHVLHVICDLTMASDKARFGQVGPKVGSYDAGYGSAYLARVIGEKKAREIWFLCEQYGAEEAQEMGLVNKVVPHEKLMEETEEWCNKILEKSPTALKMLKYSFNADSANIAGITQLAMGSLAMYYRSEEALEGNQAFIEKRPADFRKYYKG
- a CDS encoding acyl-CoA dehydrogenase family protein; translated protein: MLDFSWTEDQIAFRQILRDFSKKELLPNYMKWDREEKFPFDIWGKLGTLGVTGLRVHEQYNGSSASCITTGIAAEEIGKGDFNAAYAVILNGLIGEILQEFASERIKEEWLKPMASGNCLLGIAITEPGAGSDAANLQTKAAKDGNSYILSGEKSGISFAKVAHGFVVFAKTSPDEGARGVSAFMVPRDSEGLEIQSYHDMGNVPIGRGSIFLNDVCIPGDYLIGEENKGFYQVMNGFDLSRVLIALQCLGAAEQTLEETIEHVKGRHAFGRPLAKFEGVQFPIAEHHTWLEMAKWLCYRTLWLRDKGLPHTKEASMCKWMGPYLAREAIHECLLLNGHYAYTKEMPIEQRLRDVIGLEIGDGTAQTQKIVIARELIGKEFKPY